From the genome of Acidobacteriota bacterium, one region includes:
- a CDS encoding alpha/beta hydrolase domain-containing protein, producing the protein MRILLTVGLVFSACLAVAQTPFSGVVETAVENGRQLKGQVALTIDGKPVSKRFVTRVPVKDWNGSLVIGAHGGSGGNAVDRAGRVYATSETALDDVIGQYALANGFAYASVDRDGAISSRGGLQLTYEFADLAKAEIARLAGRAPAHTYLVGLSMGGGIARLAAEDSEKRFAGTLIIAGAGGDLVTRLDRLTKMNGLWRLIDPLAHIGMSSDDTRMIAYAAAVGTPVEARRLWPYTGSGAAAAIKQAQTATEEITGELQVPTIEVVGTWDDLVIREIRAYRLRAQPADRHRLYQVTGVWHMSGDDDGVQGFQYAADTRMRLNKDVADAMGEGPSYIPTVREAFDQLVRWVEKGASPPASQTIEPGQRLSDR; encoded by the coding sequence ATGCGAATCCTGCTCACGGTCGGCTTGGTATTCTCGGCTTGTCTGGCGGTAGCTCAGACGCCCTTTAGTGGGGTCGTCGAGACAGCTGTGGAGAACGGCCGGCAGCTCAAGGGGCAGGTCGCCTTGACGATCGACGGCAAGCCCGTCAGCAAGCGCTTCGTCACGCGCGTACCGGTCAAGGACTGGAACGGGTCGCTGGTGATCGGCGCACATGGCGGATCTGGCGGCAACGCGGTCGATCGGGCCGGGCGGGTGTATGCCACCAGCGAAACCGCGTTGGACGATGTGATCGGGCAGTACGCGCTGGCCAACGGGTTTGCGTATGCGAGCGTCGATCGTGATGGCGCCATCTCGTCACGCGGCGGTCTGCAGCTGACCTATGAGTTCGCTGACCTTGCCAAAGCAGAAATCGCGCGTCTGGCCGGTCGGGCGCCGGCACACACCTACCTGGTCGGGTTATCGATGGGCGGCGGCATCGCTCGCCTCGCGGCCGAAGATTCCGAGAAGCGTTTCGCCGGTACGCTGATCATCGCCGGCGCCGGCGGCGACCTGGTGACGCGGCTCGATCGCCTCACGAAGATGAACGGGCTGTGGCGCCTGATCGATCCGCTCGCCCACATCGGCATGTCGTCGGACGATACCAGGATGATCGCGTACGCGGCGGCGGTCGGCACGCCGGTGGAGGCCCGCCGGCTGTGGCCGTACACCGGGTCAGGCGCGGCGGCGGCCATCAAGCAGGCCCAGACCGCCACCGAAGAAATCACCGGCGAGCTGCAGGTCCCGACGATTGAGGTCGTCGGCACCTGGGACGACCTGGTGATCAGGGAGATCCGCGCGTATCGCCTGCGCGCGCAGCCGGCCGATCGCCACCGCCTCTATCAAGTGACCGGCGTCTGGCACATGTCGGGTGATGACGATGGGGTGCAGGGGTTTCAGTACGCCGCCGACACGCGGATGCGGCTCAATAAGGATGTCGCCGACGCGATGGGCGAGGGGCCGTCGTACATCCCGACGGTGCGCGAGGCGTTCGACCAGCTGGTTCGCTGGGTGGAGAAGGGCGCGTCACCACCCGCGAGCCAGACCATCGAGCCTGGTCAGCGGCTCAGCGACCGCTAA
- a CDS encoding amidase yields MNRRRFFSTLTSAFAAGAAAPALAQAPAAAPPRIDRLRLDAAESIFGVDFTEAEEQMALGSVNRNLQSYEELRKLNIPLDTEPAITFRPYLPGKKPTGKATPGARLKVTRTTVPANLTPDQIAFLPVTALATLIESKRITSTELTKLYLERLKKHGDTLKCVVTLTEELALKQAAAADAEIKAGKYRGPLHGIPWGAKDLLATKGIKTTWGATPYKDQVIDVDATVVERLRDAGAVLVAKLSMGALAQGGVWFGGSTRNPWNTERSSSGSSAGPGAATAAGLVGFSIGTETLGSIISPSVTNGVTGLRPTYGRVSRHGAMALSWTMDKIGPMCRSVEDCVLVLNAIYGSDGRDGTVTDAPFEWSPDRPLGSLRIGYIQKELEAAPNNPNPTEAQRTTADARRAMYAQALDVFRKAGAKLEPIAMPDFPTGSIGFVLSAEAAAAFDDLTRDKEKLATLTAQSPGDWPNTFRSSRFIPAVEYIRAMRARRLLMQEMDKLMSQYDVFLSPAPGSASLTITNLTGHPALALKCGFIDNMPASIMVTGRLYDEATVCRVALAYEQATEWHKKHPTLS; encoded by the coding sequence ATGAACAGACGACGGTTCTTCTCGACATTGACTTCTGCCTTTGCCGCTGGTGCCGCCGCCCCCGCCCTGGCCCAGGCCCCTGCCGCCGCTCCGCCGCGCATCGACCGCCTGCGACTCGACGCCGCCGAGAGCATTTTCGGTGTGGACTTCACCGAGGCCGAGGAGCAGATGGCGCTGGGCAGCGTGAATCGCAACCTCCAGAGTTACGAGGAGTTGCGCAAGCTGAACATCCCGCTCGACACCGAGCCGGCCATCACCTTCCGGCCCTACCTGCCCGGCAAGAAGCCGACCGGCAAAGCCACGCCCGGCGCGCGCCTCAAGGTGACCAGGACGACGGTGCCCGCCAACCTCACGCCCGATCAGATCGCCTTCCTGCCGGTTACGGCCCTGGCGACGCTGATTGAAAGCAAGCGGATCACATCAACCGAGCTGACGAAGCTCTATCTGGAGCGCTTGAAGAAGCACGGCGACACGCTCAAGTGCGTGGTCACGTTGACCGAGGAGCTCGCCCTCAAGCAGGCGGCCGCCGCCGACGCCGAGATCAAGGCCGGGAAGTATCGCGGTCCCCTTCACGGCATCCCGTGGGGCGCCAAAGACCTGCTCGCCACCAAGGGCATCAAGACCACCTGGGGCGCCACGCCGTACAAGGATCAAGTCATCGACGTGGATGCCACCGTGGTCGAGCGCCTGCGCGACGCCGGTGCCGTGCTCGTCGCCAAGCTGTCGATGGGTGCGCTGGCACAGGGCGGCGTGTGGTTTGGCGGCTCGACGCGCAATCCCTGGAACACCGAGCGCAGCTCTAGCGGGTCGTCTGCTGGTCCTGGCGCCGCCACGGCCGCCGGACTCGTGGGCTTCTCGATCGGCACCGAAACGCTCGGCTCGATCATCTCGCCGTCGGTGACCAACGGGGTCACGGGCCTCCGCCCCACTTATGGCCGCGTCAGCCGGCACGGCGCCATGGCGCTCAGCTGGACGATGGACAAGATTGGGCCGATGTGTCGATCGGTGGAGGATTGCGTGCTGGTGTTGAACGCCATTTACGGATCCGACGGCCGTGACGGCACCGTGACGGACGCGCCGTTCGAGTGGTCGCCAGATCGGCCGTTAGGTTCACTCCGGATCGGCTACATCCAGAAGGAGCTCGAAGCAGCGCCAAACAATCCGAATCCGACCGAAGCGCAACGGACCACCGCGGACGCCCGGAGAGCGATGTACGCGCAGGCGCTTGATGTGTTCCGCAAGGCCGGCGCCAAGCTGGAGCCGATTGCCATGCCCGACTTTCCGACCGGCTCGATCGGCTTCGTGCTGAGCGCCGAGGCGGCGGCCGCGTTCGACGATCTGACGCGCGACAAGGAGAAGCTGGCGACGCTCACGGCGCAATCACCAGGTGACTGGCCCAACACCTTCCGCAGTTCGCGCTTCATTCCCGCGGTGGAGTACATCCGCGCCATGCGGGCGCGACGGCTGCTGATGCAGGAGATGGACAAGCTGATGTCGCAGTACGACGTGTTCCTGAGCCCGGCGCCCGGCAGCGCGAGCCTGACCATCACCAACCTGACCGGTCACCCGGCTCTGGCGCTCAAGTGCGGGTTCATCGACAACATGCCGGCGTCGATCATGGTCACGGGCCGCTTGTACGACGAAGCGACGGTATGCCGCGTGGCGCTCGCCTACGAACAAGCCACGGAGTGGCACAAGAAACACCCTACGCTGTCTTGA
- the glgB gene encoding 1,4-alpha-glucan branching protein GlgB yields MAPTLASAAIEAIARGLHADPFAVLGPHDVEGGVVIRVFRPHVRSVEVIPFGQPDGLVLTRIHPEGLFEGVVPNERRDDFDYRLHLVWSDGSSSETDDAYRYGPVLTDFDLHLLGEGTHYRVYDRLGARAITHGIRHGVHFAVWAPNAKRVSVVGDFNGWDGRVHPMRAIRPGGYWEIFLPDLGQGDRYKFEVIGPGGQAVLKSDPCGRRFELPPQTASIVWHDEPFEWTDAAWMAERSRAGQWLQKPMSVYEVHLGSWQRAPDGQLLTYYEIGEQLVPYVKEMGYTHVELLPIMEHPFTGSWGYQVIGFFAPTSRFGTPDDFKALIDAFHAAGIGVLLDWVPGHFPKDQHGLARFDGTALYEHADPRQGEHQDWGTLVFNYGRHEVRAFLLSNALFWLREFHLDGLRVDAVASMLYLDYSRDEGQWVPNQYGGRENLEAIEFVKHLNQLVEHECPGAIVCAEESTSFPGVTHAVSAGGLGFTYKWNMGWMHDMLEYTKNEPIYRKWHHNKITFSMMYAYSERFVLPFSHDEVVHGKRSMLDKMPGDVWQKHAGLRALYGYMFAHPGKKLMFMGGEIGQWREWNHDWQLDWDVLGDPRHAGLQRWVRDLNRVYKQEPALWEADNDPSGFQWIDPDDAERSVIAFGRRGNPDKSHSPDTGFPPDQQFPPAVIVVVNFTPVPRRDYRIGVPVAGSYSELLNSDAEAYGGSNMGNAGLVETDAVPAHGHPQSVRLTVPPLGFLLLKPNN; encoded by the coding sequence ATGGCCCCAACCCTGGCGAGCGCGGCGATCGAGGCGATCGCGCGGGGCCTGCACGCCGATCCGTTTGCGGTGCTCGGTCCGCACGATGTCGAGGGCGGCGTGGTGATTCGCGTCTTCCGTCCCCACGTCCGCAGTGTCGAGGTGATCCCGTTCGGCCAGCCCGACGGCCTGGTCCTCACGCGCATTCACCCCGAAGGCCTGTTCGAGGGCGTGGTGCCCAACGAGCGGCGCGACGACTTCGACTATCGCCTCCACCTGGTCTGGTCCGACGGCTCCTCCAGCGAAACCGACGATGCGTATCGCTATGGGCCGGTGCTGACCGACTTCGACCTGCACCTGCTCGGCGAGGGCACGCACTACCGCGTCTACGATCGGCTGGGCGCGCGGGCCATCACGCACGGCATTCGCCACGGGGTGCACTTCGCGGTGTGGGCGCCGAACGCGAAGCGGGTGAGCGTGGTCGGCGACTTCAACGGCTGGGACGGCCGCGTCCACCCGATGCGCGCGATCCGCCCGGGCGGCTACTGGGAGATCTTCCTGCCCGACCTCGGCCAGGGCGATCGCTACAAGTTCGAGGTGATTGGCCCGGGCGGCCAGGCGGTGCTCAAGTCGGACCCGTGCGGCCGCCGCTTCGAGCTTCCGCCGCAAACCGCCTCGATCGTCTGGCACGACGAACCATTCGAATGGACCGATGCTGCCTGGATGGCCGAGCGATCGCGCGCCGGTCAGTGGTTACAGAAGCCCATGTCGGTGTACGAAGTGCACCTTGGCAGCTGGCAGCGCGCGCCGGACGGCCAGCTCCTGACCTATTACGAGATCGGCGAGCAACTCGTGCCGTACGTGAAGGAGATGGGCTACACCCACGTCGAGTTGCTGCCGATTATGGAGCATCCCTTCACCGGCTCGTGGGGCTACCAGGTGATTGGCTTCTTCGCGCCGACCAGCCGCTTCGGCACGCCCGACGACTTCAAGGCGTTGATCGATGCGTTTCACGCCGCGGGGATCGGCGTGCTGCTCGACTGGGTCCCGGGCCATTTCCCGAAAGACCAGCACGGGCTGGCGCGCTTCGACGGCACCGCGCTCTACGAACACGCCGACCCGCGCCAGGGCGAGCACCAGGACTGGGGCACCCTGGTCTTCAACTACGGCCGCCACGAAGTGCGCGCATTCCTGTTGAGCAACGCGCTGTTCTGGCTGCGCGAGTTCCATCTCGATGGCCTGCGCGTGGATGCCGTCGCCTCGATGCTGTACCTCGATTACTCGCGAGACGAAGGGCAGTGGGTGCCCAACCAGTACGGCGGCCGCGAGAACCTCGAGGCGATCGAGTTCGTCAAGCATTTGAACCAGCTGGTCGAACACGAGTGCCCCGGCGCGATCGTCTGCGCCGAAGAATCCACGTCGTTCCCCGGGGTGACGCACGCGGTGTCGGCCGGCGGCCTCGGCTTCACCTACAAGTGGAACATGGGCTGGATGCACGACATGCTCGAATACACCAAGAACGAGCCCATTTACCGCAAGTGGCATCACAACAAGATCACCTTCTCGATGATGTACGCCTACAGCGAGCGCTTCGTGCTGCCGTTCTCGCACGATGAAGTGGTGCACGGCAAGCGCTCGATGCTCGACAAGATGCCGGGCGACGTGTGGCAGAAGCACGCCGGCCTGCGCGCGCTCTACGGCTACATGTTTGCCCATCCCGGCAAGAAGCTGATGTTCATGGGCGGCGAGATCGGCCAGTGGCGCGAGTGGAACCACGACTGGCAACTCGATTGGGACGTGCTGGGCGACCCGCGCCATGCCGGCCTCCAGCGCTGGGTGCGCGATCTCAATCGCGTCTACAAACAGGAGCCCGCGTTGTGGGAGGCCGACAACGACCCGTCCGGCTTCCAGTGGATCGATCCGGACGATGCCGAACGCAGCGTGATCGCGTTCGGCCGCCGCGGCAATCCCGACAAGAGTCACTCTCCCGACACGGGGTTCCCTCCCGACCAGCAGTTCCCTCCCGCCGTGATCGTGGTCGTGAACTTCACTCCCGTCCCGCGCCGCGACTATCGCATCGGTGTGCCCGTTGCCGGCAGTTACAGCGAGCTGCTGAACAGCGATGCCGAGGCTTACGGTGGCAGCAACATGGGCAACGCGGGCCTGGTCGAAACCGACGCGGTGCCGGCTCATGGGCATCCCCAATCCGTTCGCCTCACCGTCCCACCTTTGGGATTCCTGCTCTTGAAACCGAACAACTGA
- a CDS encoding sensor histidine kinase produces MTTNPGRVPVRVIFGVATALGFFSAFAAFYFISTFTDKPAGFGLLLSLNLTYWYSWAVLTPGILWLTRKFPFERATWKIAIPVHIAGVVVAVLLHVALAVASRMATYWVVGESLDSWLMEFQQMFFLNFDWEMMTYWTIVGVGHALRYDSQARAKALSAAQMETRLVEAQLHTLQSQMQPHFLFNTLNTISALMHRDVEAADAMIARLSDLLRMSLQRIHVQEVELKEELDFLSKYLEIEQTRFRDRLSVVFDIQADTLDALVPNLLLQPLVENAIKHGIGPRPTPGQIVVRARRAGAMLELDVQDNGVGLSQARLTDFNRGVGLSNTRSRLDHLYGSLHRFEFRQPAEGGLLVLIAIPMAELALEAGEGEAVA; encoded by the coding sequence ATGACCACCAATCCCGGACGAGTGCCCGTTCGCGTGATCTTCGGTGTGGCGACTGCGCTTGGTTTCTTCTCCGCGTTCGCCGCGTTCTATTTCATCTCGACGTTTACCGACAAGCCCGCGGGCTTCGGCCTGCTGCTCTCGCTCAACCTCACCTACTGGTATTCGTGGGCGGTGTTGACGCCGGGCATTCTCTGGCTGACGCGCAAGTTCCCCTTCGAGCGGGCCACGTGGAAGATCGCCATCCCGGTGCATATTGCGGGCGTCGTGGTCGCGGTGCTGTTACACGTGGCCCTGGCGGTGGCGTCACGCATGGCTACCTACTGGGTGGTCGGCGAGTCGCTTGATTCGTGGCTGATGGAATTCCAGCAGATGTTCTTCCTGAACTTCGACTGGGAGATGATGACCTACTGGACCATCGTCGGCGTCGGCCACGCGCTGCGGTATGACTCTCAGGCGCGGGCCAAGGCGCTGAGTGCCGCGCAGATGGAGACGCGCCTGGTCGAGGCGCAGCTGCATACCCTGCAGAGCCAGATGCAGCCGCACTTCCTGTTCAACACGCTCAATACGATTTCGGCGCTGATGCACCGCGACGTCGAGGCCGCCGACGCGATGATCGCGCGCCTGAGCGACTTGCTGCGGATGTCGCTGCAGCGGATCCACGTGCAGGAGGTGGAGCTCAAAGAGGAGCTCGACTTCCTCTCCAAGTATCTGGAGATCGAACAAACCCGCTTCCGCGACCGTCTCTCTGTAGTGTTTGACATCCAGGCAGACACGCTGGACGCATTGGTCCCCAACCTTTTGCTCCAGCCGCTCGTCGAAAACGCCATCAAGCACGGTATTGGTCCCAGGCCCACACCTGGCCAAATCGTGGTCCGCGCCCGCCGCGCGGGCGCCATGCTCGAACTCGACGTGCAAGACAACGGTGTGGGGCTCTCACAGGCGCGATTGACTGACTTCAATCGCGGCGTGGGGCTTTCGAATACCCGGTCGCGGCTCGATCACCTGTATGGGTCGCTGCACCGGTTTGAATTTCGGCAGCCCGCCGAGGGCGGACTGCTGGTGCTCATTGCCATCCCGATGGCGGAGCTTGCACTAGAGGCTGGTGAGGGCGAGGCCGTGGCCTAG
- a CDS encoding LytTR family DNA-binding domain-containing protein, giving the protein MTKIRTVVVDDEPIARERIIGMLNQEKDIEVVGEYADGTSAVSAIQSQHPDLVFLDVQMPSCDGFGVIQQLSAEPQPPAVVFVTAYDDYALKAFEVHAIDYLLKPFGRDRFTQTLQHAREHLERRRAGDLGKRLMALVQDIKPEPQKLDRLVVKSGGRVFFLRTQEIDWIEAAGNYVRLHLGDDSHLFRETMNNMEGRLDSQRFVRIHRSRIVNTDRIKEMQPWFNGEYVVVLQNGTRLTLSRGYREKLQERLGKGF; this is encoded by the coding sequence GTGACCAAGATTCGCACGGTGGTAGTGGACGACGAGCCGATCGCGCGCGAGCGCATTATCGGTATGCTCAATCAGGAGAAAGATATCGAGGTCGTCGGCGAGTATGCCGACGGCACGTCGGCCGTCTCGGCCATTCAGTCGCAGCATCCCGATCTCGTCTTCCTTGACGTGCAGATGCCGTCGTGCGATGGCTTCGGGGTGATTCAGCAACTGAGCGCGGAGCCGCAGCCGCCGGCCGTGGTGTTCGTCACCGCCTACGACGACTACGCGCTCAAGGCGTTTGAAGTGCACGCCATTGATTACCTGCTGAAACCGTTCGGCCGCGATCGCTTCACCCAGACGCTGCAGCACGCGCGCGAGCACCTCGAACGCCGGCGCGCCGGCGACCTGGGCAAGCGACTGATGGCGCTGGTGCAGGACATCAAGCCCGAACCGCAGAAGCTCGACCGGCTGGTCGTGAAGTCGGGCGGCCGCGTGTTCTTCCTGCGCACCCAGGAAATCGACTGGATCGAGGCGGCCGGCAATTACGTGCGGCTTCACCTGGGCGACGACTCGCACCTGTTCCGCGAGACCATGAATAACATGGAAGGGCGGCTCGACAGCCAGCGCTTCGTCCGTATCCACCGCTCGCGCATCGTCAACACCGACCGCATCAAGGAGATGCAGCCGTGGTTCAACGGAGAGTACGTGGTGGTGCTCCAGAACGGCACCCGCCTCACCCTGAGCCGCGGTTACCGCGAGAAATTGCAGGAACGTTTGGGCAAAGGGTTTTGA
- a CDS encoding TonB-dependent receptor, which yields MTFRKALVASVMTLLVAATAFAQQQTGEIYGRAADKSGAVLPGATVTVAGPALIAPRVAVTSETGTYRAPELPIGTYTVTFELPGFRTMVQQDIRVTIGFRAQVNGVLELSSVQETVTVTGESPIVDTRETGTSTTFNLETMRDIPSARDPWVMLERTPGITMDRANVGGNQSGQQSGYISRGSSTGNNKWSIDGVDITDMAATGASPIYYDFDMLEEMQVSTGGADVTQQTGGVGINLVTKSGTDRFKGSGRFLVTPGGTVAYNITPELKAQGAGGGAPIQDIKDYGFDVGGPIVKGKAWYWGSYGTQDIKVGVVGFYKNTPECRPGGARLNPRTADDELIRSCLETDLTTLNNYNWKVTFVPFQNNRFNFQNTWAEKVRNARDASDTRPIETAWKQKAVDSSFGKFGWITGPSPFWKAADQHVISDRMLVDVMWSHLGNNFALDLQDPSLYDVQPRLETTTGAWSRSYNANIFMRPTNSVDVTSSYFLPNSLGGDHAFKFGYRWRTAHSTSLNHRGGFVEARFTNGVANSADIWRDGYSESHLSTQAFYLSDTFTRNKMTINLGVRLDIQDDEAIAAPVKANPFFPTLMPAVDFQGADAGVVWKDLSPRVGFTYDLTGNGRNVVSSSYATYFGQMGPGQLSNVLAATGAVFVRYPWNDANGDQFVQANEVTTTGTPLSRSGAYDPANPTNAASPNRVDPNIKNDRTREFIVGFDRQLAAQMAVGGSYIWRKYDQFQWTDRDNFTSANYVPVNQVPTGCPAGARCEPVTYYQPNIPIPSPGMFTNVPDRYRDFNGFELTFQKRTSNNWSMNASYAYNNAIDYWDSPNAYEDPTNIDKLNGFQYAPESAGSGIGGIFTNAKWLFKVNGRYTMKWDINLAANYQARQGYPYLQTILSPNRANGAGQVQTMLDPLGDLRLDNLHTLDFRVDKTMRFGALTVVPAFDVFNMTNANTVQAINRNQLAANANTVSGILAPRVLRFGISARW from the coding sequence CGCCACCGCCTTTGCACAGCAGCAGACCGGTGAAATCTACGGTCGAGCGGCCGACAAGTCAGGCGCCGTGTTGCCTGGCGCCACCGTCACGGTTGCCGGTCCCGCGCTGATCGCGCCGCGCGTGGCGGTGACCTCGGAAACCGGCACCTACCGCGCTCCGGAACTGCCGATCGGCACCTACACGGTGACGTTCGAACTGCCCGGCTTCCGCACCATGGTCCAGCAGGACATCCGCGTGACCATCGGCTTCCGCGCCCAGGTCAACGGCGTGCTCGAACTGTCGTCGGTGCAGGAAACGGTCACCGTGACCGGCGAGAGCCCGATTGTCGACACCCGCGAGACGGGCACCTCGACGACCTTCAACCTCGAGACGATGCGCGACATCCCCTCGGCGCGCGACCCCTGGGTCATGCTCGAGCGGACGCCCGGCATTACGATGGACCGCGCCAACGTCGGCGGCAACCAGTCGGGCCAGCAGTCGGGCTACATCTCGCGTGGTTCGAGCACCGGCAACAACAAGTGGTCCATTGACGGCGTCGACATCACCGACATGGCCGCCACCGGCGCCTCGCCCATCTACTACGACTTCGACATGCTCGAAGAAATGCAGGTCTCGACGGGCGGCGCCGACGTCACCCAGCAGACCGGCGGCGTGGGCATCAACCTCGTCACCAAGAGCGGCACCGACCGCTTCAAGGGTTCAGGCCGTTTCCTGGTCACGCCCGGTGGGACCGTCGCCTACAACATCACGCCGGAACTGAAGGCCCAGGGCGCCGGCGGCGGTGCGCCGATCCAGGACATCAAGGACTACGGCTTCGACGTCGGCGGTCCCATCGTCAAGGGCAAGGCCTGGTACTGGGGCAGCTACGGCACGCAGGACATCAAGGTCGGCGTGGTCGGCTTCTACAAGAACACCCCGGAATGCCGTCCCGGCGGCGCCCGGCTCAACCCGCGCACGGCCGACGACGAGCTGATCCGCAGCTGCCTCGAAACCGACCTGACGACCCTGAACAACTACAACTGGAAGGTCACGTTCGTGCCGTTCCAGAACAACCGCTTCAACTTCCAGAACACCTGGGCGGAAAAGGTCCGCAACGCGCGCGACGCGAGCGACACGCGTCCGATCGAGACGGCATGGAAGCAGAAGGCCGTGGACAGCTCGTTCGGCAAGTTCGGCTGGATCACCGGCCCGTCGCCCTTCTGGAAGGCGGCCGATCAGCACGTGATCAGCGACCGCATGCTGGTGGACGTGATGTGGTCGCACCTCGGCAACAACTTCGCGCTCGACCTGCAGGATCCGTCGCTCTACGACGTGCAGCCCCGGCTGGAAACCACCACCGGCGCCTGGTCGCGTTCCTACAACGCCAACATCTTCATGCGGCCGACCAACAGCGTGGATGTGACCAGCAGCTACTTCCTGCCCAACTCGCTGGGCGGCGACCACGCGTTCAAGTTCGGCTACCGCTGGCGCACCGCGCACTCGACCAGCCTCAACCACCGCGGCGGGTTCGTCGAGGCGCGCTTCACCAACGGCGTGGCCAACTCGGCCGACATCTGGCGCGACGGGTACTCCGAATCGCACCTCAGCACGCAGGCGTTCTACCTGTCGGACACGTTCACCAGGAACAAGATGACGATCAACCTCGGCGTCCGCCTGGACATCCAGGACGACGAGGCCATTGCCGCGCCGGTGAAGGCCAACCCGTTCTTCCCCACGCTGATGCCGGCGGTTGACTTCCAGGGCGCCGATGCCGGCGTGGTGTGGAAGGACCTCTCGCCGCGCGTCGGCTTCACGTATGACCTGACCGGCAACGGCCGCAACGTGGTGTCGTCGTCATATGCCACCTACTTCGGCCAGATGGGCCCGGGCCAGTTGTCGAACGTGCTCGCCGCCACCGGCGCGGTGTTTGTCCGCTACCCGTGGAACGACGCCAACGGCGACCAGTTCGTGCAGGCCAACGAGGTCACCACGACCGGCACGCCCCTCAGCCGCAGCGGCGCTTACGACCCGGCGAACCCGACCAACGCCGCTTCGCCGAACCGCGTGGATCCGAACATCAAGAACGATCGCACGCGCGAGTTCATCGTCGGCTTCGACCGCCAGCTCGCGGCGCAGATGGCCGTCGGCGGCAGCTATATCTGGCGCAAGTACGATCAGTTCCAGTGGACCGACCGCGACAACTTCACCAGCGCCAACTACGTGCCGGTGAACCAGGTGCCCACGGGCTGCCCGGCCGGCGCGCGTTGCGAGCCGGTGACCTACTACCAGCCGAACATCCCGATCCCGTCGCCCGGCATGTTCACCAACGTGCCCGACCGGTATCGTGACTTCAACGGCTTCGAGCTGACCTTCCAGAAGCGCACCTCGAACAACTGGTCGATGAACGCCAGCTACGCCTACAACAACGCCATCGATTACTGGGATTCGCCCAACGCCTACGAGGACCCGACCAACATCGACAAGTTGAACGGCTTCCAGTACGCGCCCGAATCGGCCGGCAGCGGCATCGGCGGCATCTTCACCAACGCCAAGTGGCTGTTCAAGGTCAACGGCCGCTACACCATGAAGTGGGACATCAACCTCGCCGCCAACTACCAGGCGCGCCAGGGCTACCCCTACCTGCAGACCATCCTGTCGCCCAACCGCGCCAACGGCGCGGGCCAGGTGCAGACCATGCTCGACCCGCTCGGCGACCTGCGCCTGGACAACCTCCACACGCTCGACTTCCGCGTGGACAAGACGATGCGTTTCGGCGCCCTCACGGTGGTGCCGGCGTTCGACGTCTTCAACATGACCAACGCCAACACGGTGCAGGCCATCAACCGCAACCAGCTGGCGGCCAACGCCAACACGGTCAGCGGCATTCTCGCGCCGCGCGTGTTGCGTTTCGGCATCAGCGCCCGTTGGTAA